In the Micromonospora narathiwatensis genome, one interval contains:
- the gcvT gene encoding glycine cleavage system aminomethyltransferase GcvT, whose protein sequence is MTEVTSAAAATRLRRSPLHDRHTALGAKFAPFGGWEMPLEYAGGGVLKEHTAVRTGVGVFDVSHLGKARVTGPGAADFVNACLTNDLGRIGPGKAQYTLCCDDATGGVVDDIIAYLYADDHVFLIPNAANTAEVVRRLRVAAPAGVVVTDEHEEYAVLAVQGPRSAELLGALGLPTDHHYMSFSAATLDGVELTVCRTGYTGELGYELVVRAEHAVAVWDALFAAGAAYELRACGLAARDTLRTEMGYPLHGQDLSPEITPVQARSGWAVGWGKPAFWGRDVLLAEKAAGPRRTLRGLEAVERAIPRPGMAVYAGDARIGTVTSGTFSPTKKQGIALALIDTDRELADGETVEVDIRGRRAPLRLTRPPFVQPSVR, encoded by the coding sequence ATGACCGAGGTGACCTCCGCCGCCGCCGCGACCCGGCTGCGCCGTTCCCCGCTGCACGACCGGCACACCGCGCTCGGCGCCAAGTTCGCCCCCTTCGGGGGTTGGGAGATGCCGTTGGAGTACGCCGGTGGCGGCGTGCTCAAGGAGCACACGGCCGTGCGTACCGGGGTGGGCGTCTTCGACGTCTCGCACCTCGGCAAGGCCCGGGTAACCGGGCCGGGCGCCGCCGACTTCGTCAACGCCTGCCTCACCAACGACCTCGGCCGGATCGGCCCCGGCAAGGCGCAGTACACGCTCTGCTGCGACGACGCGACCGGAGGTGTGGTGGACGACATCATCGCCTACCTGTACGCCGACGACCACGTCTTCCTGATCCCGAACGCGGCCAACACCGCCGAGGTGGTCCGCCGGTTGCGCGTCGCCGCGCCGGCCGGGGTGGTCGTCACCGACGAGCACGAGGAGTACGCCGTCCTCGCCGTGCAGGGGCCGCGTTCGGCGGAGCTGCTCGGCGCGCTGGGCCTGCCCACCGACCACCACTACATGAGCTTCTCGGCGGCGACGCTGGACGGCGTCGAGTTGACCGTGTGCCGCACCGGCTACACCGGCGAGCTGGGCTACGAGCTGGTCGTACGGGCCGAGCACGCGGTCGCCGTCTGGGACGCGCTGTTCGCCGCCGGGGCCGCGTACGAGCTGCGGGCCTGCGGGCTGGCCGCACGGGACACGCTGCGCACCGAGATGGGGTACCCGCTGCACGGGCAGGACCTCTCGCCCGAGATCACCCCGGTGCAGGCCCGCTCCGGCTGGGCGGTGGGCTGGGGCAAGCCGGCCTTCTGGGGCCGGGACGTGCTGCTCGCGGAGAAGGCCGCCGGCCCTCGGCGTACGCTGCGCGGCCTGGAGGCGGTCGAGCGGGCGATCCCGCGCCCCGGCATGGCGGTGTACGCCGGTGACGCCCGGATCGGCACCGTCACCAGCGGCACGTTCAGCCCGACGAAGAAGCAGGGCATCGCCCTCGCGCTGATCGACACCGACCGTGAGCTCGCCGACGGCGAGACCGTCGAGGTCGACATCCGCGGTCGCCGCGCCCCGCTGCGCCTGACCCGCCCGCCCTTCGTCCAGCCCTCCGTCCGCTGA
- a CDS encoding leucyl aminopeptidase, which produces MTSPRTTLSLVDTDPAELAVDAIVIGVHSQTAEQESGVPAGALLLASGAESIAAAFDGKLTETLALLGATGGAGEVIKLATLGTVTAPVVVAVGLGAEPSGAAPAPETLRRAAGAAVRALAGAPRVALALPLPDDADAPAALRAVAEGALLGGYRFAGYKTKPQPTRREPVAEVLVAVPDAGDATAQAEIARAQAVAGAVRTSRDWVNTAPNELRPPAFAEAVAAAAREAGLGVEVLDEAALKAGGYGGILAVGQGSEAPPRLVKLTYTPEGGGTGKRVALVGKGITFDTGGISIKPAQGMWEMKSDMAGAAAVGAAMLAVAALKPSVAVTGYLPMAENMPSGTSYRPGDVITMYNGKRVEVLNTDAEGRMILADGIARACEDGADYLFETSTLTGGQVIALGKKIAGVMGTPELCERVKVAGEATGEPAWPMPLPDDVRKGMDSDVADISQVNAGMDRAGHMLQGGVFLREFVTDDVAWAHIDIAGPGYHSGEPTGYWTKGGTGVPVRTLLHLVDDIAANG; this is translated from the coding sequence GTGACATCGCCCCGTACCACCCTCAGCCTGGTCGACACCGACCCCGCCGAACTCGCCGTCGACGCGATCGTGATCGGCGTGCACAGCCAGACCGCGGAGCAGGAGTCCGGCGTACCCGCCGGCGCCCTGCTGCTGGCCAGCGGCGCGGAGAGCATCGCCGCCGCGTTCGACGGCAAGCTGACCGAGACCTTGGCGCTGCTCGGCGCGACCGGCGGTGCCGGCGAGGTGATCAAGCTGGCCACGCTGGGCACGGTCACCGCCCCGGTCGTCGTCGCCGTCGGGCTCGGCGCGGAGCCGTCCGGCGCCGCCCCGGCCCCGGAGACCCTGCGCCGGGCCGCCGGCGCCGCGGTACGCGCCCTGGCCGGCGCGCCGCGCGTCGCGCTCGCCCTGCCACTGCCCGACGACGCGGACGCCCCGGCCGCGCTGCGCGCGGTCGCGGAGGGCGCGTTGCTCGGCGGCTACCGGTTCGCGGGCTACAAGACCAAGCCGCAGCCGACCCGGCGCGAGCCGGTGGCCGAGGTGCTGGTCGCCGTGCCGGACGCCGGCGACGCGACCGCCCAGGCGGAGATCGCCCGGGCCCAGGCGGTGGCCGGCGCGGTGCGGACCAGCCGTGACTGGGTCAACACCGCCCCGAACGAGCTGCGCCCGCCGGCGTTCGCCGAGGCCGTGGCCGCCGCCGCCCGTGAGGCCGGGCTCGGCGTCGAGGTGCTGGACGAGGCGGCGCTGAAGGCCGGCGGGTACGGCGGCATCCTCGCCGTCGGGCAGGGCTCGGAGGCCCCGCCGCGGCTGGTCAAGCTCACCTACACGCCCGAGGGCGGCGGCACCGGCAAGCGGGTGGCGCTGGTCGGCAAGGGCATCACCTTCGACACCGGCGGCATCTCGATCAAGCCGGCCCAGGGCATGTGGGAGATGAAGTCCGACATGGCCGGCGCGGCGGCGGTCGGCGCGGCCATGTTGGCGGTCGCGGCGCTCAAGCCGTCCGTGGCGGTCACCGGCTACCTGCCGATGGCGGAGAACATGCCGTCGGGCACCAGCTACCGGCCGGGCGACGTGATCACCATGTACAACGGCAAGCGGGTGGAGGTGCTCAACACCGACGCCGAGGGCCGGATGATCCTCGCCGACGGCATCGCCCGGGCCTGCGAGGACGGCGCCGACTACCTGTTCGAGACCTCCACCCTGACCGGTGGCCAGGTGATCGCGCTGGGCAAGAAGATCGCCGGCGTGATGGGCACCCCGGAGCTGTGCGAGCGGGTGAAGGTGGCCGGCGAGGCGACCGGCGAGCCGGCCTGGCCGATGCCGCTGCCGGACGACGTACGCAAGGGGATGGACTCCGACGTCGCGGACATCTCGCAGGTCAACGCGGGCATGGACCGGGCCGGTCACATGCTGCAGGGCGGCGTCTTCCTGCGGGAGTTCGTCACCGATGACGTGGCCTGGGCGCACATCGACATCGCCGGCCCCGGCTACCACTCGGGTGAGCCGACCGGCTACTGGACCAAGGGCGGCACCGGCGTCCCGGTCCGTACGCTGCTCCACCTGGTCGACGACATCGCCGCCAACGGCTGA